A genomic stretch from Bradyrhizobium quebecense includes:
- a CDS encoding sensor histidine kinase produces MSEQADHYCLRSKLSWRLVTLQALLLAMLIVCLISALCATGFLIVPRDEDHVISIVQNAIARDAQGNLVLRPTADLKQLRENTPDLWFLVRDRQGHSLSEGAVPPEFAKIGDALDQISQARLGWQMFEDDPRKPPARLKRVNSDAGPVQVLTATQGPTSSVKTALATTLAFLAIALPGLLLMACATFIATPMVVRRAFAGIDSTADEARRIDFRQRGSRLSADHLPLEVAPLVSAVNDALTRLDDGYSRHQRFVADAAHELRTPIAILNTRLESLPSGPEKTRLLEDAARLATLAEQLLDIQRFDQCRNPFGCVDLVAVARNVAADLAPLAIAAGYELSLDTSADRVETIGDRAALERALTNLVQNAIQHGGRRGTITIHVGSAATIDVTDEGDGIPKDERTRIFDPFYRLAPLDRGAGLGLNMVREIARLHGGHVSVLDGPTGGASFRLTLPPAPFAS; encoded by the coding sequence ATGAGCGAACAGGCTGATCACTACTGCCTGCGCTCAAAGCTGAGCTGGCGGCTGGTGACGCTTCAGGCGCTGCTGCTCGCCATGCTGATCGTCTGCCTGATCAGCGCGCTGTGCGCCACCGGTTTCCTGATCGTTCCGCGCGACGAGGATCACGTCATCTCCATCGTGCAGAACGCGATCGCGCGCGATGCGCAGGGCAATCTGGTGTTGCGCCCGACCGCCGACCTCAAGCAGCTTCGCGAGAACACGCCGGACCTCTGGTTCCTGGTGCGCGACCGGCAAGGCCATTCGCTGTCGGAAGGCGCAGTGCCGCCCGAATTCGCCAAGATCGGCGATGCACTCGACCAGATCAGCCAGGCCAGGCTCGGCTGGCAGATGTTCGAGGACGATCCGCGCAAGCCGCCGGCGCGGCTGAAACGCGTCAATTCCGACGCCGGCCCCGTGCAGGTGCTCACAGCCACGCAAGGGCCGACGTCGAGCGTCAAGACAGCCCTCGCCACGACGCTGGCATTCCTTGCCATCGCCCTGCCCGGCCTGTTGCTGATGGCGTGCGCCACCTTCATCGCGACGCCGATGGTAGTGCGACGCGCGTTTGCGGGCATCGACTCCACGGCCGACGAAGCCCGCCGGATCGATTTCCGCCAGCGTGGCAGCCGGCTGTCGGCGGACCATTTGCCGCTCGAGGTCGCGCCGCTGGTGAGCGCCGTCAACGATGCGCTGACGCGGCTCGACGACGGCTATTCGCGTCATCAGCGCTTCGTCGCGGATGCCGCGCATGAATTGCGCACGCCGATCGCGATCCTCAACACGCGGCTGGAGTCGCTGCCGTCAGGGCCGGAGAAAACCCGCCTGCTCGAGGATGCGGCACGGCTTGCGACGCTCGCCGAGCAGCTGCTCGACATCCAGCGTTTCGACCAGTGCCGCAATCCGTTCGGCTGCGTCGATCTCGTCGCGGTCGCGCGCAATGTCGCCGCCGACCTCGCGCCGCTCGCCATCGCGGCCGGCTACGAATTGTCGCTCGATACATCGGCCGATCGGGTCGAAACGATCGGCGACCGCGCCGCGCTGGAGCGCGCGCTGACCAATCTCGTGCAGAACGCCATCCAGCACGGCGGCCGCCGCGGCACCATCACCATCCATGTCGGCAGCGCCGCGACCATCGACGTGACCGATGAAGGTGACGGTATTCCGAAGGATGAGCGCACCCGGATCTTCGATCCGTTCTATCGGCTTGCGCCGCTCGATCGCGGCGCCGGCCTGGGCCTCAACATGGTGCGCGAGATCGCAAGACTGCATGGCGGTCACGTCTCCGTGCTCGATGGCCCGACGGGCGGCGCGAGCTTCCGTCTCACATTACCGCCGGCACCGTTCGCATCGTGA
- the trpD gene encoding anthranilate phosphoribosyltransferase, with translation MDDLKSIIGKVATGATLTREEAASAFDSMMSGEATPSQMGGLLMALRVRGETVEEITGAVSAMRGKMLRVTAPAEAVDIVGTGGDGSGSVNVSTCAAFIVAGAGVPVAKHGNRALSSRSGAADVLASLGVKLDLTPAQVGRCVKEAGIGFMFAPSHHPAMKNVGPTRVELATRTIFNLLGPLSNPAGVKRQMVGVFSRQWVQPLAQVLKNLGSDKVWVVHGSDGLDEITLTGPTFVATLENGEIRTFEVTPEEAGLVRVGGEALKGGDADANAIALSSVLQGKPSAYRDVALLNAAAALIVADRAKDLKEGVAIGAQSLDSGAAAARLKHLVAVSNG, from the coding sequence ATGGACGACCTGAAATCGATCATCGGAAAAGTCGCCACCGGCGCCACGCTGACGCGTGAAGAGGCGGCGTCCGCCTTCGACAGCATGATGTCGGGCGAAGCCACGCCCTCGCAGATGGGCGGGCTGTTGATGGCGCTGCGGGTGCGCGGCGAGACCGTCGAAGAGATCACCGGCGCGGTCAGCGCGATGCGCGGCAAGATGCTGCGGGTCACCGCACCGGCGGAAGCCGTCGACATCGTCGGCACCGGCGGCGACGGCTCGGGCTCGGTCAATGTCTCGACCTGCGCGGCCTTCATCGTGGCCGGCGCGGGCGTACCCGTTGCCAAGCACGGCAATCGCGCGCTGTCGTCGCGCTCGGGTGCCGCCGATGTGCTGGCCTCGCTCGGGGTCAAGCTCGACCTGACGCCTGCGCAAGTCGGGCGCTGCGTCAAGGAAGCCGGCATCGGCTTCATGTTCGCGCCTTCGCATCATCCGGCCATGAAGAATGTCGGCCCGACCCGGGTCGAGCTTGCCACCCGCACCATCTTCAACCTGCTCGGGCCGCTCTCCAACCCGGCCGGCGTCAAGCGGCAGATGGTCGGCGTGTTCTCGCGGCAATGGGTGCAGCCGCTGGCGCAGGTGTTGAAGAACCTCGGCTCCGACAAGGTCTGGGTCGTGCACGGCTCCGATGGCCTCGACGAGATCACCCTCACCGGCCCGACCTTCGTTGCAACGCTCGAGAACGGCGAGATCAGGACATTCGAGGTGACGCCTGAGGAGGCGGGCCTCGTCCGCGTCGGCGGCGAGGCGCTGAAGGGCGGTGATGCCGACGCCAATGCGATCGCGCTGTCGAGCGTGCTCCAGGGCAAGCCGAGCGCCTATCGCGACGTCGCTTTGCTCAACGCGGCCGCCGCGCTGATCGTGGCCGACCGTGCCAAGGATTTGAAGGAAGGCGTGGCGATCGGCGCCCAGTCGCTCGACAGCGGCGCGGCCGCGGCGCGGCTGAAGCACCTGGTCGCGGTTTCCAACGGCTGA
- the tpiA gene encoding triose-phosphate isomerase has protein sequence MTDAVRPLIAGNWKMNGLKSSFAEFDAMLAGAGDVAGKADLLVCPPATLVGAFADKARGSKVAVGAQDCHPKASGAHTGDLSAEMFRDLGAVAIIVGHSERRADHGETDALIRQKAEAVWRAGLTAIVCIGETREQRDAGRTLDVCGTQLVGSLPDGSTAANLVVAYEPVWAIGTGLTPTAEDVEEVHRFIRGQLTDRFKGEGSRTRILYGGSVKPSNAAELMAVANVNGALVGGASLKASDFLAIAAGC, from the coding sequence ATGACCGACGCCGTCCGGCCGCTGATCGCCGGCAACTGGAAAATGAACGGCCTGAAATCCTCTTTTGCCGAGTTCGACGCGATGCTGGCCGGCGCCGGCGATGTCGCCGGGAAGGCCGATCTCTTGGTCTGCCCGCCGGCGACATTGGTCGGGGCCTTTGCCGACAAGGCGCGCGGCTCGAAGGTCGCCGTCGGCGCCCAGGACTGCCATCCGAAAGCGTCGGGCGCCCACACCGGCGACCTCTCGGCGGAAATGTTTAGGGATCTCGGCGCGGTCGCCATCATCGTCGGCCACTCCGAGCGGCGCGCCGACCATGGCGAGACCGATGCCTTGATTCGGCAGAAGGCGGAGGCAGTGTGGCGCGCCGGGCTGACCGCGATCGTCTGTATCGGCGAGACGCGCGAGCAGCGCGACGCCGGCAGGACGCTCGATGTCTGCGGCACCCAGCTTGTCGGCTCGCTGCCCGACGGCTCGACCGCGGCCAATCTGGTGGTGGCCTATGAGCCGGTCTGGGCGATCGGCACTGGCCTGACCCCGACCGCAGAGGATGTCGAGGAAGTTCACAGGTTTATCCGAGGTCAGCTCACCGATCGCTTCAAGGGCGAGGGAAGCCGGACCAGGATTCTCTATGGCGGCTCGGTGAAGCCGTCGAATGCCGCCGAGCTGATGGCCGTCGCCAATGTCAACGGCGCGCTGGTCGGCGGCGCCAGCCTGAAGGCGTCGGACTTTTTGGCGATCGCCGCTGGCTGTTAA
- a CDS encoding response regulator transcription factor gives MRILLVEDEAEMAAALSQALKGYDMVVDHVPTLAEAEEAISADVHGAVLLDRQLPDGDGLTLIPKLRAKADGVPIIVLTARGDLADRITGLDSGADDYLAKPFAVEELLARLRAVLRRPAGVQFEIIKAGRMAFDCSHREASVNGRPLELPRRELLVLETLLRRMGRTVLRATLEEAVYNFEDEIQSNALDAHVSRLRRKLADSDAGVEIHSIRGVGYLLKQVS, from the coding sequence ATGCGGATACTGCTGGTTGAAGACGAGGCCGAAATGGCGGCGGCGCTGTCACAGGCGCTGAAGGGCTACGACATGGTCGTCGATCATGTGCCGACCCTTGCCGAGGCCGAGGAAGCGATTTCCGCCGACGTGCATGGCGCCGTCCTGCTCGACCGCCAGCTCCCCGACGGCGACGGCCTCACGCTGATCCCGAAGCTGCGCGCCAAGGCCGACGGCGTTCCGATTATCGTGCTGACCGCGCGCGGCGATCTCGCCGACCGCATCACCGGCCTCGACAGCGGTGCCGACGATTATCTGGCCAAGCCGTTTGCGGTCGAGGAGCTGTTGGCGCGGCTGCGCGCCGTGCTGCGCCGTCCCGCCGGCGTGCAGTTCGAGATCATCAAGGCCGGCCGGATGGCGTTCGATTGCAGCCATCGCGAGGCCAGCGTCAATGGCCGCCCGCTCGAGCTGCCGCGACGCGAGCTGCTGGTTCTGGAGACGCTGCTGCGCCGGATGGGCCGCACCGTGCTGCGCGCGACGCTGGAGGAAGCTGTCTACAATTTCGAGGACGAGATTCAGTCGAACGCGCTCGACGCTCACGTCTCGCGGCTGCGGCGCAAGCTCGCCGACTCCGATGCCGGCGTCGAGATCCACAGCATCCGCGGCGTGGGCTACCTGCTGAAGCAGGTATCATGA
- the secG gene encoding preprotein translocase subunit SecG: protein MQTVVIIIHLMIVAVMIGAVLLQKSEGGGLGMGGGAGFMSSRGTANLLSRTTAILAAGFFLTSLFLSWYAGYDRKPSSIIGTGAPAQTQPASGAPITAPTSGGILDSLKKTDEQQGQQAPSGPQAPRSQ, encoded by the coding sequence ATGCAGACTGTCGTTATCATTATCCATCTCATGATCGTCGCCGTCATGATCGGCGCTGTACTGTTGCAGAAATCCGAAGGCGGGGGCCTTGGCATGGGCGGCGGCGCCGGCTTCATGTCGAGCCGCGGCACCGCGAATCTGTTGTCGCGGACCACCGCGATCCTCGCGGCCGGCTTCTTCCTCACCAGCCTGTTCCTGTCCTGGTATGCGGGCTACGACCGCAAGCCGAGCTCGATCATCGGCACCGGCGCACCGGCGCAGACCCAGCCGGCCAGCGGCGCGCCGATCACTGCACCGACCTCCGGCGGCATCCTCGATTCGCTGAAGAAGACCGACGAGCAGCAGGGGCAGCAGGCTCCGAGCGGCCCGCAGGCACCACGGTCGCAATAA
- a CDS encoding PAAR domain-containing protein — protein MRISVVIGAVTALSAMPGLAHAQTSSQPGIVTGGAAGVTVNGKPAARSGDTTSNGGPLVEGVPNVLINGKPAVVMGDRTHCGGKTTSGSHGVFINGKPMVREGDQTSGCPQ, from the coding sequence ATGCGCATCTCGGTTGTGATCGGAGCTGTGACCGCCCTATCGGCGATGCCGGGCCTGGCGCACGCCCAGACCAGCAGCCAACCCGGCATCGTCACCGGCGGCGCCGCAGGCGTCACCGTCAACGGCAAGCCGGCCGCGCGCAGCGGCGACACCACCAGCAATGGCGGTCCGCTCGTCGAGGGCGTGCCCAACGTCCTGATCAACGGCAAGCCGGCCGTGGTGATGGGCGATCGCACGCATTGCGGCGGCAAGACCACTTCAGGCAGCCACGGCGTCTTCATCAACGGCAAGCCGATGGTCCGCGAGGGCGATCAGACGTCGGGCTGCCCGCAATAG
- a CDS encoding helix-turn-helix domain-containing protein — translation MDTLIEDLSQRLAQRIRLERDGRGWSLAELAERSGVSKATISKIERAEVSPTAVVLVRLASAFDLTLAGLMLRAEGQGERLSRAAAQPIWSDPETGYLRRQVFSRPDHPVELVRVEMPARQSVTLPASSYAHIRQLVWVLSGSLVITEGGARYVLAAGDCLGFGPPAETTFANETNAGCTYVVALARS, via the coding sequence ATGGATACTTTGATAGAAGATCTGAGCCAGCGCCTGGCGCAGCGGATCAGGCTCGAGCGCGACGGCCGGGGCTGGTCACTGGCCGAGCTTGCCGAACGCTCCGGCGTCTCGAAGGCGACGATCAGCAAGATCGAGCGCGCCGAGGTCAGCCCGACCGCGGTCGTGCTGGTGCGTCTCGCCTCGGCCTTCGACCTCACTCTGGCCGGCCTGATGTTGCGCGCAGAAGGCCAGGGCGAACGGCTGTCGCGCGCGGCCGCGCAGCCGATCTGGAGCGATCCGGAAACCGGCTATCTGCGCCGCCAGGTGTTCAGCCGTCCCGATCATCCGGTCGAGCTGGTGCGGGTGGAAATGCCGGCGAGGCAGTCCGTGACCCTGCCCGCCTCGTCCTACGCCCATATTCGCCAGCTGGTCTGGGTGCTGAGCGGCAGCCTTGTCATCACCGAGGGCGGCGCGCGCTATGTGCTTGCCGCCGGCGATTGCCTCGGCTTCGGGCCGCCCGCTGAGACCACCTTCGCCAACGAAACCAACGCCGGCTGCACCTACGTGGTCGCCTTGGCCCGGAGCTGA
- a CDS encoding CTP synthase has translation MARYIFITGGVVSSLGKGLASAALGALLQARGYKVRLRKLDPYLNLDPGTMSPYQHGEVFVTDDGAETDLDLGHYERFTGRPATKADNITTGRIYQDIITKERRGDYLGATIQVVPHVTNAIKEFVLSGNDEYDFVLVEIGGTVGDIEGLPFFEAIRQLKNELPRDHAVYIHLTLLPYIPSAGELKTKPTQHSVKELRSIGIQPDILLCRTDREIPKEERRKLGLFCNVRESAVIEARDVDNIYAVPEAYHAAGLDDEVLAAFGITAKIPPALQSWNVINERVRNPEGAVTIAIVGKYTGMKDAYKSLIEALSHGGIANKVKVNLDWIESEVFENEDPAPFLEHVNGILVPGGFGQRGAEGKIRAAQFARERDVPYFGICFGMQMAVIEAARNLVGIEEANSTEFGPTNEPLVGLMTEWLRGNELEKRSQSGDLGGTMRLGAYPAALNRGSRVSQVYGGATEISERHRHRYEVNTAYKDRLEQHGLRFSGMSPDGVLPEIVEYEDHPWFIGVQFHPELKSRPFEPHPLFASFIEAAAKQSRLM, from the coding sequence ATGGCGCGGTACATATTCATCACCGGCGGCGTGGTCTCCTCGCTCGGAAAGGGTCTGGCATCGGCGGCGCTCGGCGCTCTGCTGCAGGCCCGAGGCTACAAAGTCCGCCTTCGCAAGCTCGATCCCTATCTCAACCTCGATCCGGGAACGATGTCGCCGTATCAGCACGGCGAAGTGTTCGTGACCGACGACGGCGCCGAGACCGATCTCGATCTCGGCCATTACGAGCGATTCACCGGTCGTCCGGCCACCAAGGCCGACAACATCACGACCGGGCGGATCTACCAGGACATCATCACCAAGGAGCGCCGCGGCGATTATCTCGGCGCCACCATCCAGGTGGTCCCGCACGTCACCAACGCGATCAAGGAATTCGTGCTGTCGGGCAACGACGAGTACGATTTCGTGCTGGTCGAGATCGGCGGCACCGTCGGCGACATCGAGGGCCTGCCGTTCTTCGAGGCGATCCGTCAGCTCAAGAACGAGCTGCCGCGCGATCACGCCGTCTACATTCACCTGACGCTTTTGCCGTACATTCCAAGTGCCGGCGAGCTCAAGACAAAACCGACGCAGCACTCGGTCAAGGAGCTGCGCTCGATCGGCATCCAGCCGGACATCCTGCTGTGCCGCACCGACCGTGAAATCCCGAAGGAAGAGCGGCGCAAGCTCGGCCTGTTCTGTAACGTGCGCGAGAGCGCCGTGATCGAGGCGCGCGACGTCGACAACATCTACGCCGTGCCGGAGGCCTATCACGCGGCCGGTCTCGACGACGAGGTGCTGGCCGCGTTCGGCATCACGGCGAAGATTCCGCCGGCGCTGCAGAGCTGGAACGTCATCAACGAGCGCGTTCGCAATCCGGAAGGCGCGGTGACGATCGCGATCGTCGGCAAGTACACCGGCATGAAGGACGCCTACAAATCGCTGATCGAGGCGCTCTCGCATGGCGGCATCGCCAACAAGGTGAAGGTCAATCTCGACTGGATCGAGAGCGAGGTGTTCGAGAACGAGGACCCGGCGCCGTTCCTCGAGCACGTCAACGGCATCCTGGTGCCCGGCGGCTTCGGCCAGCGCGGCGCCGAGGGCAAGATCCGCGCGGCGCAGTTCGCGCGCGAGCGTGACGTGCCGTATTTCGGCATCTGCTTCGGCATGCAGATGGCCGTGATCGAGGCCGCGCGCAATCTGGTCGGCATCGAGGAGGCCAACTCGACCGAGTTCGGCCCGACCAACGAGCCGCTGGTCGGCCTGATGACCGAATGGCTGCGCGGCAACGAGCTCGAGAAGCGCTCGCAGAGCGGCGACCTCGGCGGCACCATGCGGCTCGGCGCCTATCCCGCGGCGCTGAACCGCGGCAGCCGCGTCTCGCAGGTCTATGGCGGCGCGACCGAGATCTCGGAGCGGCACCGCCATCGCTACGAGGTCAACACCGCCTACAAGGACCGCCTCGAGCAGCACGGCCTGCGTTTCTCCGGCATGTCGCCCGATGGCGTGCTGCCGGAGATCGTCGAATACGAGGACCATCCCTGGTTCATCGGCGTCCAGTTCCACCCCGAGCTGAAGTCGCGGCCCTTTGAGCCGCACCCGCTGTTTGCGTCGTTCATCGAGGCGGCAGCGAAGCAGAGCCGGCTGATGTAA
- a CDS encoding peptidylprolyl isomerase: MLRGMRKASSNWLGKTIMAVVMGVLIVSFGIWGIADIFKGFGQSTFAKVGGTEISAEQFRQIYTDRLQQLGRQFGRPLTPDQARAFGIDRQVLQQTLAEAALDEEARRMGLNQSDAEVLRTIYNDPNFKGLNGQFDPQRFQSVIRNFGYTEGRYIAEQRRVGLRRQIAGTISSGIEPTKAVVEALTRFQNEQRSIDYVTLGAAQAGTIDPPSPEALAAYFEDHKVQFRAPEYRKIAFVAITPEEIGKWETVSDEDAKKIFEERKDRLSTPEKREVSQIVFPDAGEAQAARARITSGTSFDDIAKERKLNPADVNLGLVAKSAILDPAVGDAAFALPAGEVSQPIQGRFGVALVKVGKIEPGVTPSYEALAQQVKNEIATERARAKVAELRDKMEDERGGGSSVIDAAQKLKLTAVTIDAIDRSGRLPNGQVASNIPRGLDVVSQAFNSDVGVDNDPIQFNNGYVWYDVLGITPSRERTLDEVRDQVEAKWREDQISARLRAKATEMVQKLDSGAKLADEATAAGVKVETAANFRREATLPNVPAGVIAAAFRTAKDGDGQTSAAGGSQWVVFRVTDVTVPPVDFASNEVKQLSEALRRSLSDEQVAQYVAKIETDIGVTVNQAAFAQVTGANN, translated from the coding sequence ATGCTTCGAGGAATGCGGAAAGCCTCATCAAACTGGCTCGGCAAGACGATTATGGCCGTGGTGATGGGCGTTTTGATCGTCAGTTTCGGAATTTGGGGCATTGCCGACATCTTCAAGGGGTTTGGCCAGTCGACCTTCGCCAAGGTGGGCGGGACCGAGATTTCGGCCGAGCAGTTCCGCCAGATCTATACCGACCGGCTGCAGCAGCTTGGCCGCCAGTTCGGCCGTCCGCTGACCCCCGACCAGGCGCGCGCTTTCGGGATTGACCGCCAGGTGCTGCAGCAGACGCTCGCGGAGGCCGCGCTGGACGAGGAAGCGCGCCGCATGGGCCTCAACCAGTCCGATGCCGAGGTGCTGCGCACGATCTACAACGATCCGAACTTCAAGGGCCTCAACGGCCAGTTCGATCCACAGCGCTTCCAGTCCGTGATCCGCAACTTCGGCTACACCGAGGGCCGCTACATCGCCGAGCAGCGCCGCGTCGGCCTGCGGCGGCAGATCGCCGGCACCATCTCGTCCGGGATCGAGCCGACCAAGGCCGTGGTCGAGGCGCTGACCCGTTTCCAGAACGAGCAGCGCTCGATCGACTATGTCACGCTCGGCGCCGCGCAGGCCGGCACCATCGATCCGCCCTCGCCCGAGGCGCTGGCTGCCTATTTCGAGGACCACAAGGTCCAGTTCCGCGCGCCCGAGTACCGCAAGATCGCCTTCGTCGCGATCACGCCGGAAGAAATCGGCAAGTGGGAGACCGTGTCCGACGAGGATGCCAAGAAGATCTTCGAGGAGCGCAAGGACCGGCTCAGCACGCCGGAGAAGCGCGAGGTCTCGCAGATCGTGTTTCCGGACGCCGGTGAGGCGCAGGCCGCCCGCGCCCGCATCACCTCGGGCACCTCGTTCGACGACATCGCCAAGGAGCGCAAGCTCAATCCCGCCGACGTCAACCTCGGTCTGGTCGCGAAGTCGGCGATCCTTGACCCTGCGGTCGGCGATGCCGCCTTCGCGCTGCCGGCAGGCGAAGTCAGCCAGCCGATCCAGGGCCGCTTCGGCGTCGCGCTGGTCAAGGTCGGCAAGATCGAGCCCGGCGTTACCCCGAGCTATGAGGCCCTTGCGCAGCAGGTGAAGAACGAGATCGCGACCGAGCGCGCCCGCGCCAAGGTCGCTGAGCTCCGCGACAAGATGGAAGACGAGCGCGGCGGCGGCTCCAGCGTCATCGACGCGGCGCAGAAGCTGAAATTGACCGCCGTCACCATCGACGCGATCGATCGCTCGGGACGTCTGCCGAACGGCCAGGTCGCGTCAAACATCCCACGCGGCCTCGACGTGGTGTCGCAGGCCTTCAACAGCGACGTCGGCGTCGACAACGACCCGATCCAGTTCAACAACGGCTATGTCTGGTACGACGTGCTCGGCATCACGCCGTCGCGCGAGCGCACCCTCGACGAGGTCCGCGACCAGGTCGAGGCCAAGTGGCGCGAGGACCAGATCTCCGCCAGGCTGCGCGCCAAGGCGACCGAGATGGTCCAGAAGCTCGACAGCGGCGCCAAGCTCGCCGACGAGGCCACGGCGGCCGGCGTCAAGGTCGAGACCGCCGCGAACTTCCGCCGCGAGGCCACGCTGCCCAACGTGCCGGCCGGCGTGATCGCGGCCGCATTCCGCACCGCCAAGGACGGCGACGGACAGACCTCCGCGGCCGGCGGCAGCCAGTGGGTGGTGTTCCGCGTCACCGATGTGACGGTGCCCCCGGTCGACTTCGCCTCCAACGAGGTCAAGCAGCTCAGCGAGGCGCTGCGGCGCTCGTTGAGCGACGAGCAGGTCGCGCAATATGTCGCGAAGATCGAGACCGACATCGGTGTGACCGTCAACCAGGCAGCCTTCGCACAGGTGACAGGCGCAAATAATTGA
- a CDS encoding NIPSNAP family protein: MIYETRVYRCLPGRLPALLKRFETITLKLWDKHGIRQAGFFTTLVGESNQDLTYLLAWESLAEREKKWTAFATDPEWIAARAKTEEDGQIVLTIENQLLVPTAFSAVK; the protein is encoded by the coding sequence ATGATCTACGAGACCCGCGTCTATCGCTGCCTGCCGGGCCGGCTGCCGGCGCTGCTCAAGCGCTTCGAGACCATCACGCTGAAGCTCTGGGACAAGCACGGCATCAGGCAGGCCGGCTTCTTCACGACGCTGGTCGGCGAATCCAACCAGGACCTGACCTATCTGCTGGCCTGGGAATCGCTCGCCGAACGCGAGAAGAAATGGACCGCGTTCGCGACCGATCCGGAATGGATCGCCGCGCGCGCCAAGACCGAGGAGGACGGCCAGATCGTTCTCACCATCGAAAACCAGCTGTTGGTGCCGACCGCGTTCTCAGCGGTGAAGTGA
- a CDS encoding class I SAM-dependent methyltransferase: MAHDLLSFFTAWMAAPGRVGAIAPSGAALAELITRDISAKTGPVLELGPGTGAFTYQLLKRGVRQQDLTLIEYGSDFMRLLQLRFPGARVLWMDAARLASERLYDGAPVGAVVSGLPLLNMSPRKVISIVSGAFSYMRPNGAFYQFTYGMRCPVPRPILDRLGLRATLVDRAILNVPPAAVYRLTRRPQYKLITRDVTPAADAGVSPIKKERRASKDCAAV; this comes from the coding sequence ATGGCACATGATCTCCTGTCTTTCTTCACGGCGTGGATGGCAGCCCCCGGCCGCGTCGGCGCCATCGCGCCCTCGGGCGCAGCGCTCGCCGAACTGATCACGCGCGACATCAGCGCCAAGACAGGTCCGGTGCTGGAGCTCGGTCCTGGAACGGGCGCCTTCACCTATCAGCTGCTGAAGCGCGGCGTGCGCCAACAGGATCTCACGTTGATCGAATACGGTTCGGATTTCATGCGGCTGTTGCAGCTCCGCTTTCCCGGCGCGCGCGTGCTGTGGATGGACGCCGCGCGGCTGGCCTCGGAACGGCTGTACGACGGCGCGCCGGTCGGCGCCGTGGTCAGTGGACTGCCGCTGCTCAACATGTCGCCGCGCAAGGTGATATCGATCGTCAGCGGCGCATTCAGCTACATGCGTCCCAATGGCGCATTCTATCAATTCACCTACGGCATGCGCTGCCCGGTGCCGCGGCCGATCCTCGACCGGCTCGGTCTGCGCGCCACGCTGGTCGATCGCGCCATCCTCAACGTGCCGCCTGCCGCGGTCTACCGGCTGACGCGACGCCCGCAATACAAGCTCATCACGCGCGACGTCACCCCCGCGGCCGATGCAGGCGTCTCACCGATCAAGAAGGAACGCCGGGCCAGCAAGGACTGCGCCGCCGTGTGA
- a CDS encoding GNAT family N-acetyltransferase → MSHFAIKPLEDEPDLCNALGALLIETVASGGSVSFMHPLPLNDAKAFWQDSLGAAARGERVVLGAFDGDSLIGTVTLLLKLPPNQPHRAEIAKMMTRVSHRNRGVATALLRAAEQLAIAHGRTLLVLDTAVDDGAAPLYEKQGFRLSGIIPDYALKPHGGLTGTMIYWKRIGAAAAA, encoded by the coding sequence ATGTCGCACTTCGCCATCAAGCCGCTCGAGGACGAGCCGGACCTGTGCAACGCACTCGGTGCGCTGCTGATCGAGACCGTCGCGAGCGGCGGCTCAGTGAGCTTCATGCATCCGCTGCCGTTAAATGACGCGAAGGCATTCTGGCAGGACTCGCTTGGCGCCGCGGCGCGCGGCGAGCGAGTAGTGCTCGGCGCGTTCGACGGCGACAGCCTGATCGGCACCGTAACGCTGCTGCTGAAGCTGCCGCCGAACCAGCCGCATCGCGCCGAGATCGCCAAGATGATGACGCGCGTGAGCCACCGCAACCGCGGCGTGGCGACGGCATTGCTGCGCGCCGCCGAGCAGCTGGCGATCGCGCACGGGCGCACGCTGCTGGTGCTCGACACCGCCGTCGACGACGGCGCCGCGCCGCTTTACGAGAAGCAGGGCTTTCGGCTCAGCGGCATCATCCCCGATTACGCGTTGAAGCCGCATGGCGGCCTCACCGGGACGATGATCTACTGGAAGCGGATCGGCGCGGCCGCGGCGGCGTAA